A window of the Rissa tridactyla isolate bRisTri1 chromosome 24 unlocalized genomic scaffold, bRisTri1.patW.cur.20221130 SUPER_24_unloc_1, whole genome shotgun sequence genome harbors these coding sequences:
- the DNAJC14 gene encoding dnaJ homolog subfamily C member 14, translated as MEQPRYRETAADEGSNGPGWSPEPPGSGGGGSAAWNGSCGLGDATDLPFAGPGCTCRYQGEPAAPLSPERRDGSCSLSCHHRDTAAPPEPPGPGEEDGASEEGAGKSRRTRRRQRQRSGKEESGRREGKRQRPVRKRSRGDDSELPGPVEEPAGCQGLLARGLLARARRLGAEAGGWLLCSCCRLGTGDLCWARAGVRGWGRRVGQRARSSCLRAARWLRAGAGLFLRLLWMLCALLLLLLMLLLGSLRLCWRLGAAALATGAHRLGSSRQVARLLALLDVAVLRRTWGLLGESRTCRYLWDWLQRRRAPPWAAGGDGLGAGGAPAGSEEEVSRLLAMAEVPEEELNPFQVLGVEATASETELKKAYRRLAVLVHPDKNQHPRAEAAFKVLRAAWDIISSPERRKEYEMKRMAESELTRSMSEFLSRLQDDLKEAMNTMMCSKCQGKHKRFEMDRDPLSARYCAECGVLHPAEEGDFWAESSLLGLKITYFAMMEGKIYDITEWAGCQRVGISPDTHRVPYHISFGARNAGPAGRQRSASKGSPTSAADLQDFFTRVFQGSSGAMPGGPFPPPPAPPAAASPPGAPPRAEGAVPKGEAKHKRRKKVRRPFQR; from the exons ATGGAGCAGCCCCGGTACCGGGAAACGGCAGCGGATGAAGGGAGCAACGGCCCCGGCTGGAGCCCGGAGccccccgggagcggcggggggggcagcGCTGCCTGGAACGGGAGCTGCGGCCTTGGGGACGCCACCGACCTGCCCTTCGCCGGCCCCGGCTGCACCTGCCGCTACCAGGGGGAACCGGCTGCCCCCTTGAGTCCTGAGCGGCGCGACGGATCCTGCAGCCTGTCCTGCCATCACCGGGACACCGCTGCCCCCCCGGAGCCACCGGGGCCAGGTGAGGAGGACGGAGCCAGCGAGGAGGGCGCGGGGAAGAGCCGGAGGACGCggaggcggcagcggcagcgctcGGGGAAGGAGGAGAGCGGCCGGCGCGAGGGCAAGCGGCAGCGGCCGGTGCGGAAGAGGAGCCGTGGGGACGACAGCGAGTTGCCGGGGCCGGTGGAGGAGCCAGCTGGCTGCCAGGGGCTGTTGGCCCGGGGGCTACTGGCCCGGGCGCGCAGGCTGGGCGCGGAGGCCGGCgggtggctgctctgctcctgctgccgcctGGGCACTGGGGACTTGTGCTGGGCGCGGGCTGGcgtgcggggctggggccggcgaGTAGGCCAGCGGGCCCGCAGCAGCTGCCTGAGGGCAGCCCGGTGGCtacgggctggggcagggctctTCCTCCGCCTGCTCTGGATGCTCtgcgccctcctcctcctcctcctcatgctgctgctgggcagcctGCGGCTCTGCTGGCGCCTCGGCGCTGCCGCGCTGGCCACTGGCGCCCAtcggctgggcagcagccggcaAGTAGCCCGGCTCCTAGCCCTCCTGGATGTGGCCGTGCTCCGCAGGACGTGGGGGCTCCTCGGGGAGAGCCGGACTTGCCGCTACCTCTGGGACTGGTTGCAGAGGCGGCGAGCTCCCCCCTGGGCGGCCGGAGGGGacgggctgggggccgggggggctcctgCCGGCTCCGAGGAGGAGGTGAGCCGCTTGCTGGCCATGGCCGAGGTGCCCGAGGAGGAGCTGAACCCCTTCCAGGTGCTGGGCGTGGAGGCCACGGCGTCGGAGACCGAGCTGAAGAAAGCCTATCGGCGACTGGCGGTGCTg GTCCACCCGGACAAGAACCAGCACCCGCGGGCGGAGGCGGCGTTCAAGGTGCTGCGGGCGGCCTGGGACATCATCAGCAGCCCCGAGAGGAGGAAGGAGTATGAGAT GAAGCGGATGGCGGAGAGCGAGCTGACGAGGTCCATGAGCGAGTTCCTGAGCCGGCTGCAGGACGACCTGAAGGAGGCCATGAACACCATGATGTGCAGCAAGTGCCAGGGCAAGCACAA GAGGTTCGAGATGGACCGGGACCCCCTCAGCGCCCGGTACTGCGCCGAGTGCGGGGTGCTGCACCCCGCCGAGGAGGGCGATTTCTGGGCCGAGTCCAGCCTGCTGGGGCTGAAGATCACCTACTTCGCCATGATGGAGGGGAAGATCTACGACATTACGG AGTGGGCCGGCTGCCAGCGTGTGGGGATCTCCCCCGACACCCACCGCGTCCCCTACCACATCTCCTTTGGCGCCAGAAACGCCGGCCCAGCCGGGCGGCAGAG AAGCGCCTCCAAGGGCAGCCCCACCTCGGCCGCCGACCTGCAGGACTTCTTCACCCGCGTCTTTCAGGGGAGCTCAGGAGCGATGCCTGGGGggcccttcccgccgccccccgcccccccggcggcAGCatccccccccggggctccccccagGGCGGAGGGCGCAGTCCCCAAGGGCGAGGCGAAGCACAAGAGGCGGAAGAAGGTGCGTCGGCCGTTCCAGCGCTGA
- the ORMDL2 gene encoding ORM1-like protein 2, whose amino-acid sequence MNVGVAHSEVNPNTRVMNSRGIWLAYVISVGVLHIVLLSIPFFSIPVVWTLTNVIHNLVMYLLLHTVKGTPFETPDQGKDRLLTHWEQIDYGTQCTSSRKFLSISPVVLYLLTSFYTKYDPAHFVINTASLLSVLLPKLPQFHGVRVFGINKY is encoded by the exons ATGAACGTCGGCGTGGCACACAGCGAGGTGAACCCCAACACGCGGGTGATGAACAGCCGGGGCATCTGGCTGGCGTACGTCATCTCCGTGGGGGTCCTCCACATTGTTCTCCTCAGCATCCCCTTCTTCAGCATTCCTGTGGTCTGGACGCTCACCAACGTCATTCACAACCTG GTCATGTACCTGCTGCTGCACACGGTGAAGGGGACCCCGTTTGAGACCCCGGACCAGGGCAAGGATCGTCTCCTCACGCACTGGGAGCAGATCGACTATGGGACACAGTGCACCTCGTCGCGCAAGTTCCTCAGCATCTCGCCGGTAGTGCT gtACCTCCTCACCAGCTTCTACACCAAATACGACCCTGCGCACTTCGTCATCAACACGGCCTCCCTGCTCAGCGTCCTTCTGCCCAAGCTGCCCCAGTTCCATGGCGTGCGGGTCTTTGGCATCAATAAATACTGA